The window CTTCCAGTTTGGACTTGTCCAAATCTGACAGCAGGACATTATCCATGTGAGATTCTTCCGATAATGACATTGTCTTCTCCTCATAATCCTGGTAATATATACAAAAATCTGTACCTTAAGAATACCAAGGGAAAGAATCGATGTCAAAGTACCGGGGATCGGTTCATCTTACTCATATACCGGGGGCAAGGGCGGCCTGGAGGACAGTGCATTTCTCATTGCTCCTGCTAGAAAATATCTGTTTCCATTTCCTTATCTGTCCTGGATGCACTTGGTACTCTCCAGCCAACTCTGCTGAGGTCTTCTCCTCCTTGAGTGCTTCCAGGGCCACTTTCGCTTTAAATACCGGGGTATGTTTGGTTCGTAAACCCATCTGCGGACCTCCTTATCTTTCAGCTCCAGTATAGCTCAATTCCGCCTCCAGTGTAACTTAATCCGCTGTCCGAATTTCCGAATCCATTATATTTTTTTATATCACATGGCTGGATTATTGTGAACCAATTCTCGGAATTCTGATTAAAATAATCTGCGGGCTAACAATTGGTTTATTCCCACAATCTCAGAGCTATAAGGAGCTCACCTCGCACTTTTTCCCGATCGTTATTATAAGTAATTTTAGGTTATAATTTTCTTGATATCATGAGGCACTCTAAGCTAATATATGGCAATATACCGAATTGACATTCAGCAGCGTATTACTCCCCCGCCTGGGAATAGAGGAGACAAATATGGACTATATTCGAAAGGTTGATAGTGAGCTCATGGCAAAACTTGAGAAATTTCATGGAGCGCTCGTTCCTGGCCTGCTCATAGGTGCTTATATGGTGGAGCTTGCCTATGAGAAGCTTAGCGATGATGCCCGGATGATAGACGCTGTAGTGGAATCGAAAAAGTGTATTGCAGATGCCGTTCAGGTAATGACCTCCTGCACGTTAGGGAATGGTTGGCTGAAAGTCTACGATTGGGGGATATTTGCCATCACGCTCTATGATAAAAAAAGTAAAAAAGGGGTCAGGGTTTACCTCGATGTAAAAAAATTACCCAAAGAATCAATAACATATAAATGGTTTTTTCGAGAAGTCGACAAAGATTCACATGAAGAAGTGAACAAGGAACTGTTAGTATTCAAAAAGGAAATATTTTCCCACGAATATGTTCAGGTCGAGATAAAGAAGAAGGAACGTGCCAGGGTAAGTCTCTGTGCACGATGCGGATACCCTTTTCTGAGTGAAGGGAGTAATGAATGTATAAGCTGTCGCGAAGGATCAACCTATTACCTGAAAGTCTCATAAGAGTGAAGATAGAAGGAGGATAAGGAATATAGTATGATAAAGCTGACAATTGATGGTCAAGAAGTATGGGCTGAAAACGGCGATACCATTCTTTCTGCCGCCCGGAGTGTAAATATCCATATCCCCACTCTGTGTCATTTTCAAGGTCAGTTGCCTGAAGCTGCGTGCAGGGTATGTCTTGTGGAAGCCAATGTTTTGGGGGGAGTAAAACTCGTTGCCTCCTGCTCTACCCCGGTTATTCAGAATATGGTTGTCAACACCTCAACGGAGAAGGTTCTCAAAACAAGAAAATTCGCTTTGGAACTTTTGCTTTCGGAAGGAAACCATGACTGCATAACCTGTGAGGCAAATGGAGAGTGCGAGCTTCAGGAATTGGCCTACCAGTATGGCGTTAATAATACCAATTTGAGATATACCGGTGCCAAAAGGGAAAGGGCTATTGATGATTCGAGCCCCTTTATTGTTCGCGACAGCTCGAAATGCATTTTATGCAATCGATGTGTCGTAGCCTGCCATAACAGGGGAGGGCATGGCATACTGTTCAGAAATAGCCGTGGGTTTGCAACCGACATAGTTTCGGATGACTGTCTTTTGCATGAGAGCGGCTGTGTTGCCTGCGGAGAGTGCATTCAGGCCTGCCCGGTAGGTGCTTTATATGAGAAAAAAAGAGTGGGAATGGGACGGTCGTGGGAGTTGAAAAAGGTGAACACAACCTGCCCTTACTGCGGGGTCGGCTGTCAGTTGACCGTCCATGTCAACGAAAGAGAAAACAAGCCGGTCAGAGTCACCGGAAGGTATGTCGAGCCAAACGATGGAATGCTGTGTGTGAAGGGAAGATTTGCCTACGATTTCCCTCTCAGTGAGAACAGAATAAAGAGCCCCTCCATCAAGAAAGATGGGAAACAGGTTGAAGTAAGCTGGGATGAAGCTCTGGATTATACTGCCGCGAGGCTCAGGGAAATACGAGAAAAATACGGTCCTGATTCTTATGCTGCAGTCAGTTGTGCCCGAAGTACCAACGAAAATAATTACGCCATGATGAAATTTACCCGCGCGGTGATCGGTACGAACAATATCGATCACTGCGCCCGTACCTGACACGCCCCGACTGTTGCCGGTCTGGCAACTACATTCGGGTCAGGTGCAATGACCAATTCAATACAGGAAATCCGGGATGCAAAAGTTATCTTTGCTATCGGCACGAACACCACCGAGGCACATCCGGTTATTTCCTATTATATGAAACAGGCAGTAAAAAAGGGTGCCATTTTAATTGTGAATGATCCCCGCAAGATAGATCTTTGTAACTTTGCCACTATCCATGTCCAGCATAAGATCGGGACCGATGTTGCCTATTTAAACGGTCTTATGAACATCATTGTCAGAAATGGATGGTACGATGCGGAATTTATTCAAGAGCGCTGCGAGAATTGGGAGGAAATGAAACAGGTTATCAATAATTATCCTCCTGAGAAGGTGGCGAAAATTTGCGGCCTGTCAGTCGAACTTATGTATGAAGTGGCCAGGATAATCAGTACCAATAAACCCATGACCCTCTGCTATACGCTGGGAATTACCGAGCACACTAGCGGCACCGATAATGTCAAGACTTGCGCCAACCTGCAGATGCTGTTGGGAAACCTGGGTAAGTATGCAAGCGGCGTCAATCCCCTGCGCGGGCAAAACAACGTGCAGGGTGCCTGTGATATGGGGGCTCTCCCCAATGTTTACCATAGCTATCAAAGCGTGACCGATCCCCAGAGCAAGGCCAAATTTGAAAAAGCCTGGAACAGGGAAGGACTGTCAGATAAAGTCGGGCTGAAATTACCGACCATGCTCACAAGCTGCCTTGATGGCTCGATCAGGGCCTTTTTCTGTTACGGCGAAAATCTGGTAATGACCGAACCACATATGGGCCATACAAGGAAGTGTCTGGATGCAGTGGACTTTTTCATTGTGGCGGACATATTTTTTAATCAGACCACACCCTATGCCGATGTTATTTTCCCGTGTACCAGTTGGGCCGAGGAAGAGGGGACGTATACCAACTCCGAGCGAAGGGTCCAGAGGGTAAGGCCATTCCTGAAGCCGCATAAGAACCAGCGGGAGCTCTGGTGGATTGTCAACGAGCTTGCCAAAAGGCTTGGGTACGATATGGGATTCAGTTCAAGCAACTCGGTTTGGGAGGAGGCGCGCAGACTGGGCACAATCATTCACGGCATAACCTGGGAGCGGTGTGAAGAGGTAGGGATCCAATGGCCATGTCCGTCGATAGATCATCCGGGTACCCCAATTTTGCACAAAGACAAGTTTTCCCGCGGGAAAGGGCTTTTTTCTCCTGCGGAATGGAGACCACAGGCAGAGCAGCCTGATGAAGAATACCCCTTCATCTTGTCTACGGGCCGGCGGTTATGGCATTACCATACCACCCAGACCAGAAATGCCAAAGGCTTCAATGATATTTTCGGTGAAGAATATATCGAGATCAGCTTTGCAGATGCCAGGGGATTAGGGCTGCAAACAGGTGATTATGTTGAGGTATGTTCACGGAGGGGGGCTGTCAAGACCAGAGCCTGGGTGACGAATCGCTCGCCACGAGGGGTTTTGTGGATGTCCTTCCATTTCTTCGAGGCATGTGCCAATATGTTAACTATAGATGCATACGACCCGGTTACTGAAACCGCGGAGTTTAAGGCATGTGCTGTTAAGATTGCTAAAATTTCAAGCGCTCCTTTGGAAATCAAGCGGGAAAGACAGGCGCGGCCATAAGATAAACGTAAGTGTATACTTTTACAGGTTAATGAAAGGGAGATCGATATGAGTGGTATTACTCCTGCATATCAAAATACCATTGTGACCGATGATCAAAAGAGAGAAGATTTATTAAATATAATAAACAGGTATGAGAATATACCAGGTTCTCTGATTACGGTTTTGAGTCATGCTCAACGAATGTTCGGCTATCTTCCAACAGAAATATTATATGATATCTCTTCAGGATTGAAAACCCCGCTGAGTATCGTTATGGGTGTTGTCACATTTTACTCATATTTTTCCACTACTCCGAAGGGGAAATATACCATCAAAGTCTGTAAGGGGACAGCGTGTCACGTAAAAGGCAACAAAGACGTACTCCAGGCCATTCAAAACAGACTGAAAATTACGGATGGGGAAACCACCGAGGATTTGAAATTTTCCCTGGAGACCGTTTCCTGTTTAGGGGCTTGTGCTTTGGCTCCGGTGATGATGATTAACGATGAGTATCATGGCAAACTGACAGCCCAGAAGGTGAACGAGATTTTAAACCAGCTAGTGGAAAATTGATTCCATATTCCATAGCGAGTAGAGGAAAGCCATATGGATGACCACACAAACCATGCCTTATGTATGGTCCTTTTGATAGTTGTGGTGCTCACGGTAACCGCCAGCAACCTGTGGGCTGCACAAATTCTGGTTTCTGCGGCCATGAGCCTGAAAGATGCTTTCACGGAAATTGCGCGGGATTTTGAAAAAAAATATCCCCAGGACAAAATTCTTTTGAACTTCGGCTCTTCCGGTCAACTTCAAAAGCAAATAGAGCAGGGAGCGCAGGCGGATGTATTTGCCAGTGCATCGGTGAACGAGCTCAATTCTCTTGAGAAGAAAGGGCTTATCATCAATACTACCCGGTGGACATTTGCCCGAAATTCGCTGGTTATTATTTCTTACCATAAAATCAAAGCCATAGATGACCTAGCACAAGATGGATTTGAAAAATTAACTATCGGTGACCCAGGTACTGTCCCGGCAGGTAAATATGCACAAGAGGCCCTCGAACACTACAAAATGTACGACAAGGTGAAGAACAAGATTATTTTTGCCGAAAATGTCAGGCAGGTTCTTGACTATGTCGTAAGAAAAGAGGTGGATGCCGGTATCGTTTTTACAACCGATGCCCTGACTGTTAAAGATCCTGCTTTGACTGTTCTGGCTCTGGATGCCAAATCTCATGAGAAAATAGAATACCCAATGGCAGTAATCAAGGGGACGAAAGAAGAGGGCACCGCCAGATTGTTTACCGATTTTATTGCCTCAGAGACCGCCTCCGCTATTTTAAAAAGATATGGATTCATACTTCCCTGATGAGGAGAAACAGATGCTGTAGTCCCCCGGCTGGGGAAAAAAGTACATGATTGAGACAAATGATTTATTTGCATTGGCATTATCGCTGAAAGTAGCGATTGTAGCAACGGCCCTCAATGTCATCATCGGTATTCCAGTCGCTTACATTCTTGCAAAAAAGAAATTCTTTGGGAAAACGCTGTTAGAAGCACTTATCACGCTGCCTCTAGTGCTTCCTCCGACTGTGGTAGGATTCTATCTGCTGGTTTTAGTAGGGAGGAATGGATTCATCGGGCGTATCGTATACGATATGTTTCATGTATCGATTGTCTTTACCTGGTATGCGGCAGCATTGGCAGCACAAGTAGTATCAATGCCCTTGATGGTGCGGGCTTCGAAAGCCGCGATAGCAACCGTAGATCCAGAATTTGAGAACGCCTCATATACACTCGGTAAATCCAAGCTTGATACGATATTCAAGGTGACCCTTCCCCTGGCGAAAAAGGGAATTATTGCCGGTATTGTGTTGGCCTTTTGCCGGGCATTAGGAGAATTCGGAGCAACGATAATGGTAGCAGGCAATATTCCGGGGAAAACCACGACCATGCCGATTGCGATCTATTCTGCCTTTTATGCTTCGGAAAACCGGAGGCTCCATTTCGGAGTGGCGATTTTGACTATCATGTCTTTCGCGGCTACATTTATCGTTAACGGAATGGAGGAAAAAGGTGTCCTGCAGCATATTAAAAGTTAACGTAAAAAAAAACTCCAGGACTTTCATTTAACGGCATCCTGGTCAACGAAAGGTAACATAACCTGTTTGTTTGGCTACACCGGTTCCGGCAAGTCTCTTACCCTGAAGACAATCGCTGGATTGATTAAGCCTGATTCCGGTTATATAGGTCTTAATAATACAACATTTTTCGATTCAGAGAGGCGTATCGACATCCCTCCACAAAAACGGGATATAGGTTTTGTTTTCCAAAATAATACGCTCTTTCCGCACATGACAGTTTATCAAAACATTCTCTACGGTCTGTCCGGCACGGAGAATAATAAGAAAGAGAGAATCGGAGATATCCTGAAAATTTTTAGACTGGACTCCCTGGAAAATAGATATCCACATCAAATATCGGGAGGGCAGCAGCAAAGAACGGCTATTGCACGGGCTGTTATCAGAGGTCCAAAGCTTTTACTTCTTGATGAGCCGTTTAATTCTCTCGACTATGCGGTCAAGATAAAGATGTACCAAAGTATCCGCATATTAAGAGAATATTTCAATATACCGATAATACTGGTGACCCATGACATGGATGAACTCCTCCGCCTGGCCGATTGGATCGTTTTATACAACGAAGGCCGCGTTGAACAGGAAGGGACACCGGAAGAAATTTTCCTGATGCCCAAAAACAGAGTATCGGCCAGACTTGTCGGCACGAAAAACATCCTGGATGGAGAAGTATTGGGTATACAGGATGGAATGGCTGAGATACTGACGGAAAAAATTACCTTGTTCGCTTCGGTAAAGAATATGGCCAATAGGCTGAAAACAGGAGATAAAGTAATTTGTTGCATCAGACCTGAGCATATTTCGTGTGTAGCCGATGGGGCATCAATTGAGAGCCCTCGAACATATGAGAATAAACGGATAAATGTGATTGCCGGATCCGTGGTGGACTTCATGAGAAATGCTGCATCATACGATGTCTTTTTCAGGCTTGAGGGCAGGAGTTACAACCCGGAAAATGACGGCTATGACATTGAGTTGAAAATGGGAGTTGAGGATTTTATGAATATGGGGCTGGTTAAAGGGGAAAAAGCGACTATAACGATTAACGAAAACATGGTCTATCTTATAGAAACAGTCAAGGGAATGAACATGGAGTAACGGAGAAAAAACGTCGAACTTGGAAATGGTTTTTTACTCTGTCTCTTGACCCATCAATCCCTTTCCATTATGATTAAAGAGGGGAATTTGGGGAGGTGACCTATGTACGAGCGTATCGTAATTAATCCCAAAGTTTGCCACGGCCAGGCATGTATCAAAGGAACATGCATCCCTGTCCATCAGATCATGCGGATGTTGGCTAATGGAGATACCATTGAGGAACTCCTCCAAGAATATCCATCACTGAAAGGTGATGATATCCTTGCTTGTTTTGACTATGTTGCCTCATTAGCCGAAGAGCAGGTAACACCCCTCGATGGGCTGGTAGGCAACTTATGAGGATCTTTGCGGATGAGAATATACCTCTTATGACTGTTCGTGCCCTGCGTGAAATGGGACATGATGTTCGTGACCTTCATGGCACAGAAAATTAACCTCCACTCAACCTACCCGCCGATACTGTTCATGAATCGGCTGCACTTCATCGATGAGAGCTGGCTGTGGTCAGGCCCTTTTACCGGCTTGTTTTCAAT is drawn from bacterium and contains these coding sequences:
- the nuoE gene encoding NADH-quinone oxidoreductase subunit NuoE, with the translated sequence MSGITPAYQNTIVTDDQKREDLLNIINRYENIPGSLITVLSHAQRMFGYLPTEILYDISSGLKTPLSIVMGVVTFYSYFSTTPKGKYTIKVCKGTACHVKGNKDVLQAIQNRLKITDGETTEDLKFSLETVSCLGACALAPVMMINDEYHGKLTAQKVNEILNQLVEN
- a CDS encoding ABC transporter ATP-binding protein, whose translation is MTCLFGYTGSGKSLTLKTIAGLIKPDSGYIGLNNTTFFDSERRIDIPPQKRDIGFVFQNNTLFPHMTVYQNILYGLSGTENNKKERIGDILKIFRLDSLENRYPHQISGGQQQRTAIARAVIRGPKLLLLDEPFNSLDYAVKIKMYQSIRILREYFNIPIILVTHDMDELLRLADWIVLYNEGRVEQEGTPEEIFLMPKNRVSARLVGTKNILDGEVLGIQDGMAEILTEKITLFASVKNMANRLKTGDKVICCIRPEHISCVADGASIESPRTYENKRINVIAGSVVDFMRNAASYDVFFRLEGRSYNPENDGYDIELKMGVEDFMNMGLVKGEKATITINENMVYLIETVKGMNME
- a CDS encoding DUF433 domain-containing protein; the encoded protein is MYERIVINPKVCHGQACIKGTCIPVHQIMRMLANGDTIEELLQEYPSLKGDDILACFDYVASLAEEQVTPLDGLVGNL
- a CDS encoding formylmethanofuran dehydrogenase subunit E family protein, with amino-acid sequence MDYIRKVDSELMAKLEKFHGALVPGLLIGAYMVELAYEKLSDDARMIDAVVESKKCIADAVQVMTSCTLGNGWLKVYDWGIFAITLYDKKSKKGVRVYLDVKKLPKESITYKWFFREVDKDSHEEVNKELLVFKKEIFSHEYVQVEIKKKERARVSLCARCGYPFLSEGSNECISCREGSTYYLKVS
- the fdhF gene encoding formate dehydrogenase subunit alpha; translation: MIKLTIDGQEVWAENGDTILSAARSVNIHIPTLCHFQGQLPEAACRVCLVEANVLGGVKLVASCSTPVIQNMVVNTSTEKVLKTRKFALELLLSEGNHDCITCEANGECELQELAYQYGVNNTNLRYTGAKRERAIDDSSPFIVRDSSKCILCNRCVVACHNRGGHGILFRNSRGFATDIVSDDCLLHESGCVACGECIQACPVGALYEKKRVGMGRSWELKKVNTTCPYCGVGCQLTVHVNERENKPVRVTGRYVEPNDGMLCVKGRFAYDFPLSENRIKSPSIKKDGKQVEVSWDEALDYTAARLREIREKYGPDSYAAVSCARSTNENNYAMMKFTRAVIGTNNIDHCARTUHAPTVAGLATTFGSGAMTNSIQEIRDAKVIFAIGTNTTEAHPVISYYMKQAVKKGAILIVNDPRKIDLCNFATIHVQHKIGTDVAYLNGLMNIIVRNGWYDAEFIQERCENWEEMKQVINNYPPEKVAKICGLSVELMYEVARIISTNKPMTLCYTLGITEHTSGTDNVKTCANLQMLLGNLGKYASGVNPLRGQNNVQGACDMGALPNVYHSYQSVTDPQSKAKFEKAWNREGLSDKVGLKLPTMLTSCLDGSIRAFFCYGENLVMTEPHMGHTRKCLDAVDFFIVADIFFNQTTPYADVIFPCTSWAEEEGTYTNSERRVQRVRPFLKPHKNQRELWWIVNELAKRLGYDMGFSSSNSVWEEARRLGTIIHGITWERCEEVGIQWPCPSIDHPGTPILHKDKFSRGKGLFSPAEWRPQAEQPDEEYPFILSTGRRLWHYHTTQTRNAKGFNDIFGEEYIEISFADARGLGLQTGDYVEVCSRRGAVKTRAWVTNRSPRGVLWMSFHFFEACANMLTIDAYDPVTETAEFKACAVKIAKISSAPLEIKRERQARP
- the modA gene encoding molybdate ABC transporter substrate-binding protein, whose translation is MDDHTNHALCMVLLIVVVLTVTASNLWAAQILVSAAMSLKDAFTEIARDFEKKYPQDKILLNFGSSGQLQKQIEQGAQADVFASASVNELNSLEKKGLIINTTRWTFARNSLVIISYHKIKAIDDLAQDGFEKLTIGDPGTVPAGKYAQEALEHYKMYDKVKNKIIFAENVRQVLDYVVRKEVDAGIVFTTDALTVKDPALTVLALDAKSHEKIEYPMAVIKGTKEEGTARLFTDFIASETASAILKRYGFILP
- the modB gene encoding molybdate ABC transporter permease subunit; its protein translation is MIETNDLFALALSLKVAIVATALNVIIGIPVAYILAKKKFFGKTLLEALITLPLVLPPTVVGFYLLVLVGRNGFIGRIVYDMFHVSIVFTWYAAALAAQVVSMPLMVRASKAAIATVDPEFENASYTLGKSKLDTIFKVTLPLAKKGIIAGIVLAFCRALGEFGATIMVAGNIPGKTTTMPIAIYSAFYASENRRLHFGVAILTIMSFAATFIVNGMEEKGVLQHIKS